TAATTGCAAATACCTTCATAAACGCACAAGTCATATAACTGAGTTGTTATTTTGTTGAAAGCTTGCTTACCTTTAATTCCTCCTTTTGAATTCCAAAGGCTCCGGGCTTTTTTTACCTTCTTTGCAAAGGTTGTTTCTTTATTTACTTTATTTTGCAATTTGTCCAACTCCTGTTGTACATCTTTATCTAAATCATTAGAAGCCAGTTGGATCATCTGTGCTTAGTATTTTTTGTAATTCCAGTCGTTCTTTGTCTTCTTCTTCAGTTATTTTCCCAAAGGCAGAAAGCATATTTAAGTGTCCTAATCTTTCTAGTTTTTCTTCTGATTTATCTGATCGCACAGGAGATTGTCCAAACAGTTCCGTACCATAGGCATCCAGAATATTGCCATATATCAAACGTTCTCTTTCCAAGCCCGTCACTTCACCTGATTCTGTATCACTTCCGGGAGAGGCCAACCGCCATATACTTCCCTTTTCACAAGCCCGACATACCAGAGGGCTATGTGTGGTTACAATAAACTGAATTTTAGGGAAATACTTGGTAAACCATTCACCGATTCGTGTTTGCCAAGTAGGATGAAGATGGGCGTCAATCTCGTCTATTAGTACTACTCCCGGTAAATCAATGATGTTTTTACCATTGTTGATGTTCTCAAAAACCAACTGATTGCCATAAATTCTAATCAACTGGCGTATCAGCTCAAATGTCATACTGAGTATAGATCGATATCCGTCACTCATTTGAAGTGATGTAACAATATTCCCATAGCCATCTTTAAAATAGATTTCTTTCAAAGCTACACCGTGAATAGCCGCTCCGTGAGGCAATAAACCAGCCTCATTTATGAATTTCATAAGATTTTCAAGCGTTGACTTTGGTTTTGTTTTAACGCCTGATTCACCATTTCTTTCATTTTTATTTGCCTCCAATTCTTCAATGTATAAGTCCCGTAAAAAATTTAATGCTTCGGGCAAGGCAACATCTTCCCCGAAAATAGACAAATGACTTCCAAGATTGGGATTGGTTTTATAAATTTTCTCTTTGTCCTGGCTCCCGCCTGTAAAACGCCTGAACGGTCCGTAACCCGCAGAAAACCAGTATTCTCTTTTTTGCTTTATTTCTTCAACTCGAATGGAAGGAGTTGGATGGGGAAAAGTAGTTGTAGGGATTGAAGGCACACTATCAAGTGTTTTTCTCCCTCTAAAGATTACTTCCTTGATGGTTATATTAATATCATCAAAAATATATCCATCTTCCTGAAAAGTCACTTTTTGCTGAAAAGTTATTTTATTTTGAACTATCTTGTTACTTTCATAGGGATTGATAAATAATTCAATTGATCCAGTGGGGACCCCATTATTTTTAAGCCACTCTTCCCAATCCTGCCCCGCAGCATTTATATCTGTAATATCAAGCAATGCCAAAGCAATAGATTTTACCACCGTTGATTTGCCTGCCCCATTATCTCCAATAACCACATGCCAACCGGCAGGTTCAGGAAATGTCATTTCAAAATCAGAAATAGACCGAATATTATTTATGATTACCTTTTTTATGTACATACTCTTTCCCTTTTGTGCCAAAATTAACCATTTTCCTATTATTTATTGAAATGATAGCAATGCAAATCATCTTACTCCTTTTCATAAGTGTTTCTCTTTCCATAAATTAGCAAACATATCTAAACAAAAACTTACTTTGCATTTTTCTGACAGTCTAAACACTCTCATAAACAACTAATTACAAAAAAATCATTGCAAACCTCTGTAATAGTGCATCCTCCCCCCTCTCAACCCATGAAAAACACCCCTAACCTCCTGATTTTAGCACTTTTGTTCATTTCATTACTCGGACACGCCCAAACGCCAAAGAAACCGGCAACGACGGTCAACTATGGCAACAATGCCAAAAACGGGCACTATTTTGCTACACGCGGCATCAACCTCTACTACGAAACCTACGGGCAGGGAAAACCGCTGCTGCTGATTCACGGCAACGGCGGCTCCATCAAAGATTACCGTTACCAGATTCCTTACTTTGCCAAACATTACCGGGTGATCGCGGTAGACAGTCGGGCGCAGGGAAAATCCGTGGACAACGGCCCTGAGTTGAACTACGAAACAATGGCCGATGATTTCGATGCGTTGCTGACGCATCTCAAGTTGGACTCTATCTTGGTGATCGGTTGGAGCGACGGCGGCATCAACGCGTTGCTGTTGGCGATGCGCCATCCGGAAAAAGTGAAAAAACTGGCGATCACGGGTGCCAACCTACGACCCGATACCACGGCCGTGACGGCCGAGGGCTATCAAATGATTGCCGAAGAAAGCGCCAAACTTCGGGCAGGAACCCCCGATGCTGCCGCCAAAAATACCCTAAAACTCCTGCACATGATGGAAGTGGAACCGAATATTTCGTTGTCTGACCTGCGTAAGATCAAATGCCCGGTCTTGGTGATGGGCGGCGACTTTGACGTCATCAAGCCACGGCATACGTTGGAGATCTTTGAAAACATCCCGCAGGCCTACCTGTGGATATTCCCCGAATCAGGCCACGGAACGGTGCATCGGTACCGCAATGAATTCAACGCCAAAGTGCAGCATTTCTTCACCCATCCGTACAAAAAGCCGAATTGGATCGACTGGGAGCCTTGAGGTGTGTGTTTGCGTCTGTACCATTTCGGGCAGACGAAAAGCAAGGGCAGATTCAAGCAGCCTGCCCCTACATCATCCCGCGAGCCTTCAATTCCAAATATTTATTGACCGTATTGGCATTCAGGTCTTTGGGGGCCGTCAGGATGGACTGAATACCGTACTGTTCGAGTTCTTTCACGATGCGGCGCTTTTCGTAGAAAAACCGTTCGGCAATGGTTTTGAGGTAGATATCTTCGGTAGTTGAGGCGGGCGTTTTGAGCAATAACGACGTTTCGGTATTTTCAAAGAATACCACAATCAGCAAATGGGTTTTGGCCAAACGCCGCAGAAAAGGCAACTGCCGGCGCATGGCATTAACGGTCTCGAAATTGGTAAACAACAACAACAAACTCCGCTGCCGCACGTGCGTTTTTACGTACGAATACAGGGTTTCGTAATCACTTTCCAGGTAACGCGTCTTTTGCTTATAGAGCGTTTCCAGAATTTTCTGCATTTGGCCCGTTTTGCGCTCGGCGGGCAGGATTTGACCGATCACTTCCGAAAACGTAATGACGCCCGCTTTATCCTGTTTCAGGATGGCGATATTGCTCAATACGAGCGTGGCATTGATGGCGTAATCCAAGAGCGTAAGTCCCTCAAACGGCGATTTCATCACGCGGCCTTTGTCGACCAGACAATACACCGCCTGCGAGCGCTCATCCTGAAACGCATTGACCATCAAGTCGTTGCGTCGAGCCGTAGCTTTCCAGTTGACGGTACGGATATCGTCGCCCTGCACGTAAGGGCGAATCTGCTCAAACTCCATGCTGTGGCCCAAACGACGAATGCGCTTGATGCCCAACTCGGTCAGGCGGTTGGAAATGGCCATCAACTCGTATTGGCGCATTTGCAGATACGACGGGTATACGGCCACCATTTTATCCTGCGAAAACTGATAACGGCGTTTAAGCAGTCCCAACGGGCTTCGTACCAATACGTTTACGGCTCCGAAACTGTATTCACCGCGCTTGGTAGGGCGCAGCTCGTAGCGTAAAAGCTGCGTTTCATTGGGCACCAATTCAGCCGCAAAGAGCACATCACGTTTTTGAAACTGAAACGGAATTTCATCAATGACTTCCAGTCGTGCTTTAAACTCGTAACGATTTTCCAAATAAATGCTAATCGGATTGGGGTCGCCGTTGGAGAGGCGATCTGTTACGTCGCGGCGGGCAAATAGGCCCTCGTTCGTTCGATACAGTAAGACTGCATCTGCCAACACCAACAAAGCC
Above is a window of Runella slithyformis DSM 19594 DNA encoding:
- a CDS encoding AAA family ATPase, with the protein product MAQKGKSMYIKKVIINNIRSISDFEMTFPEPAGWHVVIGDNGAGKSTVVKSIALALLDITDINAAGQDWEEWLKNNGVPTGSIELFINPYESNKIVQNKITFQQKVTFQEDGYIFDDINITIKEVIFRGRKTLDSVPSIPTTTFPHPTPSIRVEEIKQKREYWFSAGYGPFRRFTGGSQDKEKIYKTNPNLGSHLSIFGEDVALPEALNFLRDLYIEELEANKNERNGESGVKTKPKSTLENLMKFINEAGLLPHGAAIHGVALKEIYFKDGYGNIVTSLQMSDGYRSILSMTFELIRQLIRIYGNQLVFENINNGKNIIDLPGVVLIDEIDAHLHPTWQTRIGEWFTKYFPKIQFIVTTHSPLVCRACEKGSIWRLASPGSDTESGEVTGLERERLIYGNILDAYGTELFGQSPVRSDKSEEKLERLGHLNMLSAFGKITEEEDKERLELQKILSTDDPTGF
- a CDS encoding DUF58 domain-containing protein, producing MKYLRQLYISPLFWKGFIGLTVTFLLSFVFPFLFGIAKIVSVLAALLVLADAVLLYRTNEGLFARRDVTDRLSNGDPNPISIYLENRYEFKARLEVIDEIPFQFQKRDVLFAAELVPNETQLLRYELRPTKRGEYSFGAVNVLVRSPLGLLKRRYQFSQDKMVAVYPSYLQMRQYELMAISNRLTELGIKRIRRLGHSMEFEQIRPYVQGDDIRTVNWKATARRNDLMVNAFQDERSQAVYCLVDKGRVMKSPFEGLTLLDYAINATLVLSNIAILKQDKAGVITFSEVIGQILPAERKTGQMQKILETLYKQKTRYLESDYETLYSYVKTHVRQRSLLLLFTNFETVNAMRRQLPFLRRLAKTHLLIVVFFENTETSLLLKTPASTTEDIYLKTIAERFFYEKRRIVKELEQYGIQSILTAPKDLNANTVNKYLELKARGMM
- a CDS encoding alpha/beta fold hydrolase, producing the protein MKNTPNLLILALLFISLLGHAQTPKKPATTVNYGNNAKNGHYFATRGINLYYETYGQGKPLLLIHGNGGSIKDYRYQIPYFAKHYRVIAVDSRAQGKSVDNGPELNYETMADDFDALLTHLKLDSILVIGWSDGGINALLLAMRHPEKVKKLAITGANLRPDTTAVTAEGYQMIAEESAKLRAGTPDAAAKNTLKLLHMMEVEPNISLSDLRKIKCPVLVMGGDFDVIKPRHTLEIFENIPQAYLWIFPESGHGTVHRYRNEFNAKVQHFFTHPYKKPNWIDWEP